The region tcttccattcccaatgcatacaatcaatagaacccaacatacctggaaatccacgagactcgccccattgaagtaagcgggtaatgtcttcctggttcgggcgcctcaagtatgtttcaccaaatactgcacacacaccttccacaaaattctttaagcactcaattgcagtactttcaccaattcgaacgtactcgtcaacactgtcagcaggtgatccgtacgccaacatacgaatagcggcggtgcacttttgtaatggtgacaggccttgtcttccaactgcatcgacagacattaaaaagtacgggtcatgagacCCAAGGGCCCCTACAATTCTGAGGAACACATGCTTTCGCATTCGAAACCTTCGTCGGAAAAGCTCTTCCGTGTACACAGGATTTTCGGAGAAGTAGTCATTCCACAACCGCTCGTTCCCAgcttcacgatctctctctatcacctTTCTTGTTCGCTTGGGCCTAACGGTGTTGGCACGTCGTTGATAAAACTCCATCTCCTCCTGCATCATATCTTCTATAGTCGTGTCATTGATAAGTTCGTCAATGACAACGTCGTAAATGTCCAAGTCGGCCATATTGTTTGGATCCATTCTATGACACAATGAGAAACTATCAGTGTAATTGGATAGGAGGAAGACAATATGAGAGGACAAAAAACCTCTTGAATGTTGAGATGAATGAAATATGACatgtataaataagagaaacaacaacggctatattctccaacggctatattccacaacggctatattctccaacggctatattccacaacggctatattccccaacggctatattccccaacggctatattccac is a window of Lotus japonicus ecotype B-129 chromosome 5, LjGifu_v1.2 DNA encoding:
- the LOC130718659 gene encoding uncharacterized protein LOC130718659, translated to MDPNNMADLDIYDVVIDELINDTTIEDMMQEEMEFYQRRANTVRPKRTRKVIERDREAGNERLWNDYFSENPVYTEELFRRRFRMRKHVFLRIVGALGSHDPYFLMSVDAVGRQGLSPLQKCTAAIRMLAYGSPADSVDEYVRIGESTAIECLKNFVEGVCAVFGETYLRRPNQEDITRLLQWGESRGFPGSNNDINVLNQSPVFNEVLSGNAPMVNFSVNGTMYNMGYYLADGIYPP